The following coding sequences are from one Novosphingobium sp. Gsoil 351 window:
- a CDS encoding inositol monophosphatase has translation MSPALTGAVHAVMREATERAILPRYRTLAAHEIVTKSGKGELTDLVTIADGEAEAILGEGLARLLPEAAIVGEEAAHADPGVFARLGDALCWIVDPLDGTNNFAEGKPPFGILIALTESGETIAGWLYDCLSGRFCHATRRGGAFVDGERVAARTTGATPPVAANSLVYMSPERRGAVQREIAPHYTLVDIPRCAAEQYPRLVLAQNDVAIFERTLPWDHAAGVLFVNEAGGKAARPDGSAYRVDDHARSGLIGASSPALWEEMAKRLRRLDD, from the coding sequence TTGAGCCCTGCCCTGACGGGAGCCGTTCACGCCGTGATGCGCGAGGCGACCGAGCGCGCGATCCTGCCGCGCTATCGCACGCTCGCCGCGCACGAGATCGTGACGAAGTCCGGCAAGGGCGAGCTGACCGATTTGGTCACCATCGCCGATGGCGAGGCCGAGGCGATCCTGGGCGAGGGTCTCGCCCGGCTTCTGCCCGAAGCCGCGATCGTCGGAGAGGAGGCGGCGCACGCCGATCCTGGGGTTTTCGCGCGGCTGGGCGACGCCTTGTGCTGGATTGTCGACCCGCTCGACGGGACCAACAACTTCGCCGAAGGCAAGCCGCCGTTCGGCATCCTGATCGCGCTAACCGAGAGCGGTGAAACCATCGCGGGGTGGCTCTACGATTGCCTGAGCGGTCGCTTCTGTCATGCAACGCGCAGGGGTGGCGCATTCGTCGATGGCGAACGCGTGGCCGCGCGCACTACCGGCGCAACCCCGCCGGTCGCGGCCAATTCGCTGGTCTACATGAGCCCCGAACGCCGCGGCGCGGTCCAGCGCGAGATCGCCCCGCACTATACCCTGGTCGATATTCCGCGCTGCGCTGCCGAGCAGTACCCGCGGCTGGTGCTGGCGCAGAACGACGTGGCGATATTCGAGCGGACGTTGCCGTGGGACCATGCCGCCGGGGTGCTGTTCGTCAACGAGGCCGGGGGCAAGGCGGCGCGGCCCGACGGCAGCGCCTATCGTGTGGACGACCACGCCCGGTCGGGATTGATCGGCGCGTCGAGTCCAGCGCTGTGGGAAGAGATGGCGAAGCGGCTGCGGCGGCTTGACGACTAG
- the argJ gene encoding bifunctional glutamate N-acetyltransferase/amino-acid acetyltransferase ArgJ, with amino-acid sequence MSDAVSPLAQPFPAMPKITGVTPRVARAGYKDWGRCDLTYIELCPGTAVAGVFTRNVCCSSEVELGREQVKAGAARALVVNAGNANAFTGYRGREAVEAIMAQVATHLGCAPSEVFVSSTGVIGVPLPKEKARAGVAKALDLATPQCTWEDAARTIGTTDTFPKGATASAAIGDATVHLSAIVKGSGMIAPDMATMLGYIFTDAAVAPAFLQELLSAANRDTFNCITVDSDTSTSDTVLAFATGQASNAPLVSFDSPGADAFAAALHDVCRQLAHLVVRDGEGARKFIAIAVSGATSDDSARRVGLAIANSPLVKTAIAGGDANWGRVVMAVGKAGEPADRDRLSIGFGGVWAARDGQPLADYDEAPVAAHLAGSEITIEVDLGLGEGRSTVWTCDLTHGYISINADYRS; translated from the coding sequence ATGTCCGACGCAGTTTCCCCCCTCGCCCAGCCCTTCCCGGCGATGCCCAAAATCACGGGAGTGACGCCACGCGTGGCGCGCGCCGGGTACAAGGACTGGGGCCGCTGCGACCTCACCTACATCGAACTGTGCCCAGGCACCGCGGTCGCGGGGGTGTTCACCCGGAACGTCTGTTGTTCGAGCGAGGTGGAACTGGGACGCGAACAGGTCAAGGCGGGCGCGGCGCGGGCACTGGTCGTCAATGCTGGGAACGCCAACGCCTTCACCGGCTATCGCGGACGCGAAGCGGTAGAGGCGATCATGGCGCAGGTCGCCACGCACCTCGGTTGTGCCCCGAGCGAGGTTTTCGTCTCGTCCACTGGGGTGATCGGAGTGCCGCTGCCGAAGGAAAAGGCGCGAGCAGGGGTTGCGAAGGCGCTCGATCTCGCGACCCCGCAATGCACCTGGGAGGATGCCGCGCGGACCATCGGCACCACCGACACCTTTCCCAAGGGCGCGACCGCCAGCGCGGCGATCGGGGACGCGACCGTCCATCTCTCGGCGATCGTCAAGGGCAGCGGCATGATCGCGCCCGACATGGCGACGATGCTCGGCTATATCTTCACCGACGCGGCGGTCGCGCCAGCTTTCCTCCAGGAACTGTTGTCCGCCGCCAACCGCGACACTTTCAACTGCATCACGGTCGATAGCGACACCTCGACCAGCGACACCGTGCTCGCCTTTGCGACCGGCCAGGCTAGCAACGCGCCGCTCGTTTCGTTCGACAGCCCCGGTGCCGACGCCTTCGCCGCCGCCCTGCACGATGTTTGCCGCCAGCTCGCCCACCTCGTGGTCCGCGACGGCGAAGGCGCGCGCAAGTTCATCGCGATCGCGGTGAGCGGGGCGACAAGCGACGACAGCGCCCGCCGCGTCGGCCTCGCCATCGCCAACTCGCCATTGGTCAAGACCGCCATCGCGGGGGGCGACGCTAACTGGGGCCGGGTGGTGATGGCGGTGGGCAAAGCCGGCGAGCCCGCCGACCGCGACAGGTTGTCGATCGGCTTCGGCGGCGTATGGGCCGCGCGCGACGGCCAGCCGCTGGCCGACTATGACGAGGCGCCGGTCGCCGCGCATCTCGCGGGCTCGGAGATCACGATCGAAGTCGATCTCGGCCTCGGCGAAGGCCGCTCCACGGTGTGGACCTGCGACCTCACTCACGGCTACATCTCGATCAACGCGGACTATCGGAGTTGA
- a CDS encoding heme-binding protein — protein MNFRAAFSNTTAVAAALSLVLAGCGGGGGSGNGVGGPAPSPTPTSTTPSRLFSDPAPESLSVADVQKVIAQAVGEAQARNLPSVIAVVDRVGNVLGVFRMNGARATTKTSQFISFNSTINNPPVEAQGLDVPATAAAIAKAVTGAYLSSGGNAFSTRTASQIVQQHFPPAPTTPGLESGPLFGVQFSSLPCSDFNTRFNSAGGAAALVGPKRTPLGLAADAGGFPLYKNGVIVGGIGVVGDGDYGFDPTILDTDTDAEEFIALAGIQGFAPADLILADKISVDGTLLRFSDARIGGLATLQTNFAAVNGTAGALVPVTGYNAGAIVAGSVYGTEASGVRQSTAAEYTNRDIYVFTDGAGANRYPPRAATDAATVATTPLSAADVRAVLEEAFNVMARGRAQIRQPLDSRIQVNISVVDTNGAILGMIRSPDAPIFGADVSLQKARTVNFFSSKFAASDLTAAGLGSFVTRVRTFLGDATALTGAIAFSDRAEGLLERPYYPDGQVGTPPGPLAQPIEDFNPFATGLQTQLIAGNLLQHAGFILGANADTPVGCTAAPATAGSPNRLANGIQIFPGASPLYRNGVLVGGVGISGDGIDQDDMISFLGGANNGGARAGNGLGNAPKNIRADTVIPPGTNTRLRYVNCPFAPFLDTTQQNVCEGL, from the coding sequence ATGAATTTCAGGGCCGCGTTTTCCAATACGACCGCGGTGGCAGCCGCGCTTTCGCTCGTCCTGGCGGGCTGTGGCGGCGGGGGAGGCAGTGGCAACGGCGTTGGCGGCCCGGCCCCATCGCCGACCCCGACCTCGACGACTCCGTCGCGGCTGTTCAGCGATCCAGCCCCGGAATCGCTGAGCGTGGCGGACGTCCAGAAGGTAATCGCCCAGGCGGTGGGCGAGGCGCAGGCGCGCAACCTCCCGTCGGTGATCGCGGTGGTCGACCGGGTCGGCAACGTCCTCGGCGTGTTCCGGATGAACGGCGCGCGCGCGACGACCAAGACCAGCCAGTTCATCTCGTTCAATAGCACGATCAACAATCCGCCGGTCGAAGCCCAGGGCCTCGACGTGCCCGCGACCGCGGCGGCGATCGCCAAGGCGGTGACCGGCGCGTACCTGTCGAGCGGTGGCAATGCGTTCTCGACTCGCACCGCCAGCCAGATCGTCCAGCAGCACTTCCCGCCCGCGCCGACCACGCCCGGGCTGGAGTCCGGACCATTGTTCGGGGTCCAGTTCAGTTCGCTGCCGTGTTCGGATTTCAACACCCGCTTCAACAGCGCGGGCGGGGCGGCGGCGCTGGTCGGGCCCAAGCGCACCCCACTGGGCCTTGCCGCCGATGCGGGCGGGTTTCCGCTGTACAAAAACGGAGTGATCGTCGGCGGGATCGGCGTGGTCGGCGACGGCGACTACGGCTTCGATCCAACGATCCTCGACACCGACACCGATGCCGAGGAATTCATCGCACTGGCGGGCATCCAGGGCTTCGCCCCCGCCGACCTGATCCTGGCGGACAAGATCAGCGTCGACGGCACCCTGCTGCGCTTTTCGGACGCGCGGATCGGCGGCCTGGCCACGCTTCAGACCAACTTCGCCGCGGTCAACGGCACCGCGGGCGCGCTGGTTCCGGTTACCGGGTACAACGCGGGTGCGATCGTCGCCGGGTCGGTCTATGGCACCGAGGCGTCGGGCGTGCGCCAGTCGACGGCAGCCGAATACACCAACCGCGACATCTACGTGTTCACCGATGGCGCCGGCGCCAACCGCTATCCGCCTCGCGCCGCGACCGACGCGGCGACCGTCGCCACTACCCCGCTCAGCGCGGCGGACGTCCGCGCAGTGCTCGAAGAAGCGTTCAACGTGATGGCGCGCGGCCGTGCGCAGATCCGCCAGCCGCTCGACAGCCGTATCCAGGTCAACATCAGCGTCGTCGACACCAACGGCGCGATCCTGGGCATGATCCGCTCGCCCGACGCGCCGATCTTCGGCGCCGACGTCTCGCTGCAAAAGGCCCGAACGGTCAATTTCTTCTCCAGCAAGTTCGCGGCGAGCGATCTGACCGCCGCGGGGCTGGGCAGCTTCGTCACCCGCGTGCGCACGTTCCTGGGCGACGCGACTGCGCTGACCGGAGCCATCGCCTTCTCCGACCGCGCCGAAGGGCTGCTCGAACGCCCGTACTACCCCGACGGCCAGGTCGGCACCCCGCCGGGGCCGCTCGCGCAGCCGATCGAGGATTTCAATCCATTTGCCACGGGTCTCCAGACCCAGCTCATCGCCGGAAACCTGTTGCAGCACGCGGGTTTCATTCTTGGCGCCAATGCAGATACCCCGGTTGGCTGCACCGCTGCCCCGGCAACGGCCGGATCGCCCAACCGGCTCGCCAACGGCATCCAGATCTTTCCCGGCGCATCGCCGCTCTACCGCAACGGCGTGCTCGTAGGCGGGGTCGGCATTTCGGGTGACGGCATCGATCAGGACGACATGATCAGCTTCCTGGGCGGGGCCAACAACGGCGGCGCGCGCGCGGGCAACGGGCTTGGCAACGCGCCGAAGAACATTCGCGCCGACACCGTGATTCCGCCGGGCACCAACACGCGGCTGCGCTACGTCAACTGCCCGTTCGCGCCGTTCCTCGACACCACCCAGCAAAACGTCTGCGAGGGCCTATGA
- a CDS encoding LVIVD repeat-containing protein: protein MTATLLSPVVSRRNRPLLWLALLLAALTVLVPAALRASELEKAQDIKYTRAPSAPRGQPGETAEAQWAYVDAKNNGCVSCHTASDHKTMHASPAVVLACTDCHGGNEKIVADRNWAKNSLDYQGALREAHVLPKYPVAWEWPKSANPKRSYALISREAPEFIRFVNPSDYRVAREACGACHMEIIEASERSIMTTGAMLWGGAAYNNGIVPFKNYIFGESYNRAGEPAVLKSPSSRLGEDGKPMFGTVTDAEKARGALPILYPLPTWNTVPPGDIFRVFEDGGRTINPQFPEIGLPNIGGIIQKLEEPGRPDLKQSNRGPSTGLRVAIPILNVHKTRLNDPFLWQMGTNDQPGDYRTSGCASCHVIYANDREPRHSLNYGKCGRDGQTVTVDPTINSLREGGHRSGGYGTYVAGEEEHHALLPGTVLTGKKHGEGGEGEHHDGRYLGGDASDPVNSVTMDADCRKAIASANQLEVFASAEGAAPHGTMAGHEMSASEAHATAGLDEHGKPAADVGNEGDSHDGPITMQERERGHPLVHGFTRAIPTAQCMNCHMHQPNIFLNTYLGYIMWDYESDAPLMWAGPENRTPKPPGMSDEDYTRVFKKQFYPTASQAREALDRNPEAASTHGLWRDVEFLRNVYDLNASATATQWADYHGHGWNFRAILKRDRRGNLLDAEGDMATYGTDTAHIVDPADPEKFRKAGEGKFVDAGPNPGKSVHMMDIHAQLGMQCADCHFAQDSHGNGLIYTEVANAIEIGCKDCHGTPDAYPTLMTSNLAAPPEGHNLALIRNMDGQRRFEWFREPKTGRRVLVQRSIIDPDKSWRVSLVKDSVDARYQGMTDDLGKPIFNPKAARAKLMAKSASEDGVYKFGTAIPKSERAHPDDDMACFTCHLAWTTSCAGCHLPIEANWKSAVHKYEEDYTRNYASYNPQVARDDMFQLGKHMTTKVSGSDPAKSIIAPIRSTSALILSSTNINRERIYVQQPPISAIGYSSQAFAPHFPHTVRLNETKQCTDCHLSQNDDNNAIMSQLLLLGTNYVNFVGMNAMVGLQGGFEAVRVTEWDEPQAVIGSYLHRYAYPDFYKLHVEKNNRELKNWTRGKIVDGKLSGESTGREAFFNTVEGTGDAVRCLQMRGEYMFVAEGTGGFRAYDIASVGNKGFSEKIVKAPFSSLGHDTHVKTTNATCMALPTNQAIAPTRNTPELRAANQEQPFSPIYSYAFVTDASEGLIAVNVDTLADGEFRNNFFRRALTFNPDGVLNGARHITLAGDYAYITTPTALVTVHLTKPWSPQAPCEVSEKAGGETCLDPQVTSVVPLNDGRASAIQFRYLWVTTANGLELFDVTELAQPRAIPQATVPLADARKVYVARTYAYVAAKAEGLVIVDVTAPERPAIYMKYTADGQLNDAEDVIVGSTNASPFAYVADGRNGLKVIQLASFENQPNLYGFAPEPHPELISWARTPSPALAMSKGLDRDRGVDETGGQMAVFGRLGSRPFNRPEMETLFLNSRRATYKVSNAIDMSLWVGPKAPPLLAKSAGKPGADRARSMK, encoded by the coding sequence ATGACCGCAACGCTCCTTTCCCCCGTCGTTTCACGCCGCAACCGGCCCTTGCTATGGCTGGCGCTGCTGCTGGCGGCGCTGACCGTGCTCGTGCCGGCGGCGCTTCGCGCGTCGGAACTGGAGAAGGCGCAGGACATCAAATACACCCGCGCGCCCAGCGCTCCGCGCGGCCAGCCGGGCGAGACCGCCGAGGCGCAGTGGGCCTATGTCGACGCCAAGAACAACGGTTGCGTTAGCTGCCACACCGCCTCCGACCACAAGACCATGCACGCCAGCCCGGCGGTGGTGCTCGCCTGCACCGATTGCCACGGCGGCAACGAGAAGATCGTCGCGGACCGCAACTGGGCCAAGAACAGCCTCGATTACCAGGGCGCACTGCGCGAAGCGCACGTCCTGCCGAAATATCCGGTCGCCTGGGAATGGCCAAAGTCCGCCAATCCCAAGCGCAGCTACGCGCTGATCTCGCGCGAGGCGCCCGAGTTCATCCGTTTCGTCAACCCGTCGGACTACCGGGTCGCGCGCGAGGCGTGCGGGGCGTGCCACATGGAAATCATCGAGGCGTCGGAACGCTCGATCATGACCACCGGCGCGATGCTGTGGGGCGGGGCCGCGTACAACAACGGCATCGTGCCGTTCAAGAACTACATCTTCGGCGAAAGCTACAACCGCGCGGGCGAACCGGCGGTGCTCAAGTCGCCCTCGAGCAGGTTGGGCGAGGACGGCAAGCCGATGTTCGGCACCGTCACCGACGCCGAGAAGGCGCGCGGCGCGCTGCCGATCCTCTATCCGCTGCCGACGTGGAACACCGTGCCGCCGGGCGACATCTTCCGTGTGTTCGAGGACGGTGGCCGCACGATCAACCCGCAGTTTCCGGAAATCGGCCTGCCCAACATCGGCGGGATCATTCAAAAGCTCGAGGAACCGGGCCGGCCCGATCTCAAGCAGTCGAACCGCGGCCCGTCGACCGGGCTGCGCGTCGCGATCCCGATCCTCAACGTCCACAAGACCCGGCTCAACGACCCGTTCCTCTGGCAAATGGGGACCAACGATCAACCAGGCGATTACCGAACCTCCGGCTGCGCCAGCTGCCACGTCATCTACGCCAACGATCGCGAGCCGCGCCATTCGCTGAACTACGGCAAGTGCGGGCGCGACGGGCAGACGGTGACGGTCGATCCGACCATCAATTCGCTGCGCGAAGGCGGCCACCGCTCGGGCGGCTACGGCACTTATGTGGCGGGCGAGGAAGAGCACCACGCTTTGCTTCCCGGAACAGTCCTTACCGGCAAGAAGCACGGAGAGGGCGGCGAGGGAGAGCATCACGACGGTCGATATCTGGGCGGAGACGCCAGCGATCCGGTTAATTCGGTCACGATGGACGCCGATTGTCGCAAGGCCATCGCGTCGGCCAACCAGCTCGAGGTGTTCGCCTCTGCTGAAGGTGCCGCGCCACACGGGACGATGGCTGGCCATGAGATGAGCGCCAGCGAGGCGCACGCTACTGCCGGTCTCGACGAGCACGGCAAGCCAGCGGCCGACGTCGGAAACGAGGGCGACTCCCACGATGGTCCGATCACGATGCAGGAGCGTGAGCGCGGCCATCCCCTGGTCCACGGCTTCACCCGCGCGATCCCCACCGCGCAATGCATGAACTGCCACATGCATCAGCCCAATATCTTCCTGAATACGTACCTGGGTTACATCATGTGGGATTACGAATCCGACGCGCCGCTGATGTGGGCTGGGCCGGAGAACCGCACTCCCAAGCCGCCGGGCATGTCTGACGAAGACTACACCCGCGTGTTCAAGAAGCAGTTCTACCCGACCGCGTCACAGGCGCGCGAGGCGCTCGACCGCAATCCCGAGGCGGCCAGCACCCACGGGCTGTGGCGCGACGTGGAATTCCTGCGCAACGTCTATGATCTCAACGCCTCGGCCACCGCCACGCAGTGGGCCGACTACCACGGCCACGGCTGGAACTTCCGCGCGATCCTCAAGCGCGACCGCCGCGGCAACCTGCTCGATGCCGAGGGCGATATGGCGACCTACGGCACCGACACCGCGCACATCGTCGATCCTGCCGATCCCGAGAAGTTCCGTAAGGCAGGCGAGGGCAAGTTCGTGGATGCCGGACCCAATCCGGGCAAGTCGGTCCACATGATGGACATCCATGCCCAGCTCGGAATGCAGTGCGCCGATTGCCACTTTGCGCAAGACAGCCACGGCAACGGGTTGATCTACACCGAAGTCGCCAATGCGATCGAGATCGGCTGCAAGGACTGTCACGGCACGCCCGATGCCTACCCGACGCTGATGACCAGCAACCTCGCGGCGCCGCCCGAGGGGCACAACCTCGCGCTTATCCGCAACATGGATGGCCAGCGCCGGTTCGAGTGGTTCCGCGAACCCAAGACCGGGCGCCGCGTGCTCGTCCAGCGCTCGATCATCGATCCCGACAAGTCGTGGCGGGTCAGCCTGGTCAAGGACTCGGTCGATGCCCGGTACCAGGGCATGACCGACGACCTCGGCAAGCCGATCTTCAATCCCAAGGCGGCGCGCGCGAAACTGATGGCCAAGTCGGCCAGCGAGGATGGCGTTTACAAGTTCGGCACCGCGATTCCGAAGAGCGAGCGTGCCCACCCCGACGACGACATGGCCTGCTTTACGTGCCACTTGGCGTGGACCACGAGCTGCGCGGGCTGCCACCTGCCGATCGAGGCCAACTGGAAGTCGGCGGTCCACAAGTACGAGGAAGATTACACCCGCAACTACGCGAGCTATAACCCGCAGGTCGCGCGCGACGACATGTTCCAGCTCGGCAAGCACATGACGACCAAGGTTTCGGGTTCCGACCCGGCCAAGTCGATTATCGCGCCGATCCGATCCACCTCCGCGCTGATCCTCAGCTCGACCAACATCAACCGCGAGCGGATCTACGTCCAGCAACCGCCGATCTCGGCGATCGGCTATTCCTCGCAGGCGTTCGCCCCGCACTTCCCGCACACCGTCCGGCTCAACGAGACCAAGCAGTGCACCGACTGCCATCTCTCGCAGAACGACGACAACAACGCGATCATGTCGCAACTGCTGCTGCTCGGCACCAACTACGTGAACTTCGTCGGCATGAACGCGATGGTCGGCCTGCAGGGCGGGTTCGAGGCGGTGCGCGTGACCGAATGGGACGAACCGCAGGCGGTGATCGGCAGCTATCTGCACCGTTACGCCTATCCCGACTTCTACAAACTGCACGTCGAGAAGAACAACCGCGAACTCAAGAACTGGACCCGCGGCAAGATCGTCGATGGCAAGCTATCGGGCGAGAGCACCGGGCGCGAGGCGTTCTTCAACACAGTCGAAGGCACGGGCGATGCAGTCCGCTGCCTGCAGATGCGCGGCGAATACATGTTCGTTGCCGAGGGCACTGGGGGCTTCCGCGCCTACGACATCGCCAGCGTCGGCAATAAAGGCTTCTCCGAGAAGATCGTGAAGGCTCCGTTCTCGTCGCTGGGCCACGACACTCACGTCAAGACCACCAACGCCACCTGCATGGCGCTGCCGACCAACCAGGCGATCGCGCCGACGCGCAACACACCAGAGCTGCGCGCGGCCAACCAGGAGCAGCCCTTCAGCCCGATCTACAGCTATGCGTTTGTCACCGACGCCAGCGAAGGCCTTATCGCGGTCAACGTCGATACGCTGGCCGACGGCGAGTTCCGCAATAACTTCTTCCGCCGCGCGCTCACCTTTAATCCGGACGGGGTGCTCAACGGGGCGCGCCACATCACCCTGGCGGGCGACTACGCCTACATCACCACGCCGACCGCGCTGGTCACCGTCCACCTGACCAAGCCGTGGTCGCCGCAGGCGCCGTGCGAGGTCAGCGAGAAGGCCGGCGGGGAGACTTGTCTCGATCCGCAGGTGACCTCGGTCGTGCCGCTCAACGACGGCCGCGCCAGCGCAATCCAGTTCCGCTATCTGTGGGTGACCACCGCAAACGGTCTCGAGCTGTTCGACGTCACCGAACTGGCCCAGCCGCGCGCAATCCCGCAAGCAACGGTGCCGCTGGCCGATGCCCGCAAGGTCTATGTCGCGCGCACGTACGCCTATGTCGCAGCCAAGGCGGAAGGGTTGGTGATCGTCGATGTCACCGCGCCCGAGCGGCCAGCAATCTACATGAAATACACCGCCGACGGGCAGCTTAACGACGCGGAAGACGTGATCGTCGGCTCGACCAACGCCAGCCCGTTCGCCTACGTCGCCGACGGTCGCAACGGCCTCAAGGTGATCCAGCTCGCCAGCTTCGAGAACCAGCCCAACCTCTATGGCTTCGCGCCGGAACCCCATCCCGAGCTGATCTCTTGGGCGCGCACACCCAGCCCGGCGCTGGCGATGTCCAAGGGTCTCGATCGCGACCGCGGTGTCGATGAGACCGGTGGGCAAATGGCGGTGTTCGGCCGTCTCGGCTCACGCCCGTTCAACCGGCCCGAGATGGAGACGCTGTTCCTGAACAGCCGCCGCGCGACCTACAAGGTCAGCAACGCGATCGATATGAGCTTGTGGGTCGGGCCAAAGGCTCCGCCGCTCCTGGCGAAATCCGCCGGAAAACCAGGGGCGGATCGCGCACGTTCGATGAAGTAG
- a CDS encoding VOC family protein yields MPPTLFDHVQLAMPAGGEHAARGFYCDLLGMIEEPKPAELAARGGCWFRSDGVRLHLGVDADFRPAKKAHPALRVSEFGALVAGLRQAGCTVREDGPFEGSARIYVDDPFGNRIELIAEEVP; encoded by the coding sequence GTGCCACCGACCCTGTTCGATCACGTCCAGCTCGCGATGCCGGCCGGCGGCGAGCACGCTGCGCGCGGTTTCTACTGCGATTTGCTGGGAATGATCGAGGAGCCCAAGCCAGCGGAACTGGCTGCGCGAGGCGGTTGCTGGTTCCGCAGCGACGGAGTGCGGCTCCACCTGGGGGTGGACGCAGACTTTCGCCCCGCGAAGAAGGCACATCCGGCGTTGCGGGTGTCCGAGTTCGGAGCGCTGGTCGCCGGGTTGCGGCAGGCGGGCTGCACGGTCCGTGAGGACGGACCTTTCGAAGGATCGGCTCGCATCTATGTCGACGATCCGTTCGGCAACCGGATCGAATTGATCGCAGAGGAAGTACCGTAA
- a CDS encoding S24 family peptidase encodes MPAADARVRLMELVDAQGVSLSGLSALLGRNPSYLQQFVRKGSPRKLEEGDRRTLARFFGVDESELGGAGEGGVIAPYIGQRRLRSEWADVPRLPLGASAGPGALAESEAPVGQLRFSARWLKAHGLDAAMLSAIEVEGDSMEPTLRDGDEILVDRTPRPLRAGIYVLRLDDVLLVKRVDRAGDALRLISDNRAYPEIERAAGEVEILGRVVWKGGRL; translated from the coding sequence ATGCCCGCAGCCGATGCCCGCGTCCGCCTGATGGAGCTGGTCGATGCCCAGGGCGTCAGCCTGTCCGGATTGTCCGCGCTGCTGGGTCGCAATCCCAGCTATCTCCAGCAGTTCGTCCGCAAGGGCAGCCCGCGCAAACTGGAAGAAGGCGACCGGCGCACGCTGGCGCGGTTCTTCGGTGTCGATGAGTCCGAATTGGGCGGCGCGGGAGAGGGCGGGGTAATCGCACCTTACATCGGCCAGCGTCGACTCCGATCCGAATGGGCCGACGTCCCCCGTCTCCCGCTGGGCGCCTCGGCGGGACCAGGGGCGCTGGCCGAGAGCGAGGCACCGGTAGGGCAACTGCGCTTCTCCGCTCGCTGGCTAAAGGCCCACGGGCTCGACGCGGCCATGCTCAGCGCGATCGAGGTCGAGGGCGATTCGATGGAGCCGACGCTGCGCGATGGCGACGAAATCCTGGTCGACCGCACCCCGCGCCCGTTGCGCGCCGGAATCTACGTGCTGCGGCTCGACGATGTGTTGCTGGTCAAGCGCGTCGACCGCGCGGGCGACGCCTTGCGCCTGATCAGCGACAACCGAGCTTATCCCGAGATCGAGCGCGCGGCGGGCGAAGTCGAGATTCTCGGCCGCGTGGTGTGGAAGGGCGGGCGGCTCTAA
- a CDS encoding MBL fold metallo-hydrolase: MSDTAKPPLQAAIVPVTAFQQNCSLIWCTKTMRGAFVDPGGDLPRLRQALEKTGVTLEKILVTHGHMDHCGQAGVLAKEMGVPIEGPHEADRFWIAGLAEAGARYGMEGEVFEPDRWLVDGDTVTVGEVTLNVIHCPGHTPGHVVFHSPECHFAIVGDVLFQGSIGRTDFPQGNHQDLIDSITKKLWPLGNDVTFVPGHGPTSTFGMERKTNAYVSDYALA, translated from the coding sequence ATGTCCGATACCGCAAAACCTCCACTCCAGGCCGCGATCGTCCCGGTCACCGCGTTCCAGCAGAACTGCTCGCTGATCTGGTGCACCAAGACGATGCGCGGCGCGTTCGTCGATCCCGGCGGCGACCTGCCGCGGCTCAGACAAGCGCTGGAAAAGACCGGAGTGACGCTGGAGAAGATCCTCGTCACCCACGGCCACATGGACCACTGCGGGCAAGCCGGCGTGCTGGCAAAGGAAATGGGCGTACCGATCGAAGGCCCGCACGAGGCCGACCGCTTCTGGATCGCCGGGCTCGCCGAGGCCGGCGCGCGCTATGGTATGGAGGGCGAGGTGTTCGAGCCCGACCGCTGGCTGGTCGACGGTGACACCGTTACCGTGGGCGAAGTGACGCTCAACGTCATCCATTGCCCGGGCCACACCCCTGGCCACGTCGTGTTCCACTCGCCCGAATGCCATTTCGCGATCGTTGGCGACGTGCTGTTCCAGGGTTCGATCGGGCGGACCGACTTTCCCCAGGGCAACCACCAGGACCTCATCGATTCGATCACCAAGAAGCTGTGGCCGCTGGGCAACGACGTGACCTTCGTGCCAGGCCATGGCCCGACGAGCACGTTCGGTATGGAGCGGAAGACCAATGCCTATGTCAGCGATTATGCGTTGGCGTGA
- a CDS encoding alkaline phosphatase PhoX, which yields MLLCGQPGTVGDGGTRTLTNTIGSTSGNQTTRIGAAPGGNLRRFLVGPKECEITGLDSTLDGRALFVNIQHPGENGAASSPTSNWPQSQTGPASGRPRSATIVITRTDGGVIGL from the coding sequence ATGTTGCTGTGCGGCCAGCCAGGAACGGTCGGCGACGGCGGAACGCGGACGCTCACCAATACCATCGGCAGCACCAGCGGAAACCAGACCACCCGCATCGGCGCGGCCCCGGGCGGCAACTTGCGCCGATTCCTGGTCGGCCCGAAGGAATGCGAGATTACCGGGCTCGACAGCACCCTCGACGGCCGCGCGCTGTTCGTCAACATCCAGCACCCGGGCGAGAACGGCGCGGCCAGCTCGCCGACCAGCAATTGGCCGCAGAGCCAGACGGGCCCAGCATCGGGCCGCCCGCGCTCAGCCACGATCGTGATCACGCGGACCGACGGCGGCGTGATCGGGCTTTAG